A part of Clostridium novyi genomic DNA contains:
- a CDS encoding ACT domain-containing protein: MDKYLIVNTKILPEVFEKVLQAKELLRTGKAKDITEAAKIVGISRSSYYKYKDFVFSVLEGTHVQKATIGLLLSHKTGTLSRILDRIAQINGNILTINQDIPVNNGASVTITFDISNMKMELQEFLNEMKKMDNVVKVSLIAME, translated from the coding sequence ATGGACAAATACTTAATAGTAAATACAAAAATTTTGCCAGAGGTTTTTGAAAAAGTATTACAAGCAAAGGAGCTTCTAAGAACGGGTAAAGCAAAAGATATAACAGAAGCTGCCAAAATTGTAGGTATAAGTAGAAGTTCTTATTATAAATATAAAGATTTTGTATTTTCTGTTTTAGAAGGAACTCATGTACAAAAGGCAACTATTGGATTGCTATTATCACATAAAACTGGAACATTATCAAGAATATTAGATAGAATAGCTCAAATTAATGGTAATATATTAACCATAAATCAAGATATTCCTGTAAATAATGGAGCAAGTGTTACAATAACATTTGATATATCAAATATGAAAATGGAGTTACAAGAATTTCTCAATGAAATGAAGAAGATGGACAATGTAGTTAAAGTATCTTTAATAGCTATGGAATAA
- a CDS encoding rod shape-determining protein encodes MGFFGMTKDMGIDLGTANTLVYSKGKGIVLREPSVVAINKVTNKVLAVGEEAKQMIGRTPGNIVAIRPLKDGVIADFDVTEEMLKSFITKICSKSAFTSPRVVVCFPTGITAVERRAIEEASKRAGAREVYLMEEPMAAAIGAGLPVHEPTGSMVVDIGGGTTEVAVISLGGIVTSKSLRIAGDELDQAIIAYIKKEYSLMIGERTAENIKMEIGSAYATNKDEDAEDKEVLESVQENKKSKSEEEVVVDSADKKSKVSIVDGERCMQIRGRDLISGLPKVIQISEVEVRGALKEPVAAIVESIKTNLEKTPPELAADIMDKGIMLTGGGALLRGLDKLIHKETHMPVHIAQSPLDCVAVGAGKALENIDKMSRK; translated from the coding sequence GTGGGATTTTTTGGTATGACTAAAGATATGGGGATAGACTTAGGAACAGCAAATACATTAGTTTATTCTAAAGGAAAAGGAATAGTGTTAAGAGAGCCTTCAGTAGTTGCTATAAATAAGGTTACAAATAAAGTTTTAGCTGTGGGGGAAGAAGCTAAGCAAATGATAGGAAGAACTCCTGGAAATATAGTAGCAATCAGACCTCTAAAAGATGGTGTTATTGCAGATTTTGATGTTACAGAGGAAATGCTAAAAAGCTTTATAACTAAAATATGTTCAAAATCAGCATTTACAAGTCCTAGAGTAGTTGTATGTTTTCCAACAGGAATAACTGCTGTTGAAAGAAGAGCTATTGAGGAAGCAAGTAAAAGAGCAGGAGCTAGGGAAGTTTATTTAATGGAAGAGCCTATGGCAGCAGCAATTGGAGCAGGACTTCCAGTTCATGAACCAACAGGAAGCATGGTTGTAGATATCGGAGGAGGTACTACAGAAGTAGCTGTTATATCACTTGGAGGTATTGTTACAAGTAAGTCATTAAGAATAGCTGGAGATGAATTAGATCAAGCAATTATAGCTTATATTAAAAAAGAATATAGTCTTATGATAGGTGAAAGAACTGCTGAAAATATAAAAATGGAAATAGGTTCAGCTTATGCAACAAATAAAGATGAAGATGCTGAAGATAAGGAAGTTTTAGAATCAGTACAAGAAAATAAAAAATCTAAAAGTGAAGAAGAAGTTGTTGTAGATTCAGCAGATAAAAAATCTAAAGTTAGTATTGTTGATGGAGAAAGATGTATGCAAATAAGAGGTCGTGATCTTATTTCTGGACTTCCAAAGGTAATACAAATAAGTGAAGTAGAAGTTAGAGGAGCTTTAAAAGAGCCTGTAGCGGCTATTGTAGAGTCTATAAAGACAAACCTTGAAAAAACTCCACCGGAACTTGCAGCTGATATTATGGACAAAGGAATAATGCTTACTGGAGGAGGAGCTTTATTAAGAGGACTTGATAAGCTTATCCATAAAGAAACACACATGCCAGTACACATAGCCCAATCACCTTTAGACTGTGTTGCAGTAGGCGCAGGAAAAGCTTTGGAAAATATAGACAAAATGTCTAGAAAATAA
- the mreC gene encoding rod shape-determining protein MreC, whose protein sequence is MRLFKNKLAVTVIVLSVSFLILIGYTVGKEKMSTAENGVGIVLNSVQGVVYKFNSKVKKSVKFIFHFKDVKEENKKLREENAILKDKALKYDSLAKENERFKKMINFKDQRSEYDYIGCEIIGKSGENWLDGFVINRGSNDGIQKKMVVVTGEGLVGQVTSVANKWSIVQSIINENIQVAGMLNSTRENDGVVKGYKDYSNKLLAKLYFLPLDSKVKKGDTVLTSALGSLYPKDIKIGTVIDVEEDKGKLVKNALIEPSVDFNRLEELFVIVSKNKDGKY, encoded by the coding sequence ATGAGACTTTTTAAAAATAAACTGGCAGTAACTGTTATTGTGCTGTCAGTTAGCTTTTTAATATTAATTGGTTATACTGTAGGAAAAGAAAAAATGTCTACTGCAGAAAATGGTGTGGGTATTGTTTTAAATTCAGTACAAGGTGTTGTTTATAAATTTAATAGTAAAGTAAAGAAAAGTGTTAAGTTTATCTTTCATTTTAAGGATGTAAAAGAAGAAAATAAAAAGTTAAGAGAAGAAAATGCCATTTTAAAGGATAAAGCACTTAAATATGATTCATTAGCTAAAGAAAATGAAAGATTCAAGAAAATGATTAATTTTAAAGATCAAAGATCTGAATATGATTACATAGGATGCGAAATAATAGGTAAGAGTGGAGAAAATTGGCTAGATGGATTTGTTATAAATAGAGGTTCAAATGATGGAATACAGAAGAAAATGGTAGTTGTAACTGGAGAAGGGTTAGTAGGACAAGTAACTTCTGTAGCTAATAAATGGTCTATAGTTCAATCTATAATAAATGAAAACATACAAGTTGCAGGAATGCTTAATAGCACTAGAGAAAATGATGGTGTTGTTAAGGGATATAAGGATTATAGTAATAAACTATTAGCAAAACTGTATTTCCTTCCATTAGATTCTAAAGTAAAAAAGGGTGATACTGTTTTAACATCAGCATTAGGATCATTATATCCTAAAGATATAAAAATAGGAACAGTCATTGATGTAGAAGAAGATAAGGGTAAATTGGTTAAAAATGCATTAATTGAGCCAAGTGTTGATTTTAATAGACTTGAGGAATTGTTTGTAATAGTTTCTAAAAATAAAGATGGTAAATATTAA
- a CDS encoding GNAT family N-acetyltransferase — MFDIKLEFDNINIFSIEKQDINLIYKWIRWNNQYLRNEDNINITYNEFYEHFLEYYFSECEFFLKIIKKNRLIGIFKGRTEFKNPNEVWIKYFLIDKDYRNYGLGSRILNEILKYFSNDCGIFNFYTKIKYDENNYTKFLLKNNFYILNSFNEFDIKNTILKKE, encoded by the coding sequence ATGTTTGATATTAAATTAGAATTTGATAATATAAATATTTTTAGCATAGAAAAACAAGATATAAATTTAATATATAAATGGATTCGATGGAATAATCAATATTTAAGAAATGAAGATAATATAAATATAACTTATAACGAATTTTATGAACATTTTTTAGAATATTATTTTAGTGAATGTGAATTTTTTTTAAAAATAATTAAAAAAAACAGGTTGATAGGAATATTTAAAGGAAGAACTGAATTTAAAAATCCTAATGAAGTATGGATAAAATATTTTTTGATAGATAAAGACTATAGAAATTATGGATTAGGAAGTAGAATTTTAAATGAAATATTAAAATATTTTTCTAATGATTGTGGAATATTTAATTTTTATACTAAGATAAAATATGATGAAAATAATTATACTAAGTTTTTGCTTAAAAATAATTTTTATATATTAAATAGTTTTAATGAATTTGATATAAAAAATACTATATTAAAAAAAGAATGA
- a CDS encoding Maf-like protein yields the protein MMRIVLASASERRQELLQRITNKFEVIVSNFDENTVDFEGNFENYVMKLAKGKAISVAQNLSKDAVVIGCDTIVAFNGKVLGKPNDELEAFNMLKALSGNVHKVYSGIAVIDTIKGNTRVENVCTSVKFSSLTNEKIKEYISTKEPMDKAGAYGIQGFGGVFVEEINGDYYNVVGLSLNKLDKMLWEMGVDL from the coding sequence TTGATGAGGATTGTATTAGCATCTGCCTCAGAAAGAAGGCAAGAGCTTTTACAAAGAATAACAAATAAGTTTGAAGTTATAGTAAGTAATTTTGATGAGAATACTGTTGATTTTGAAGGAAACTTTGAAAATTATGTAATGAAACTTGCAAAGGGAAAAGCAATATCAGTAGCTCAAAATTTATCTAAAGATGCAGTAGTAATAGGCTGTGATACAATAGTAGCTTTTAATGGAAAAGTATTAGGGAAACCTAATGATGAACTAGAAGCTTTTAATATGTTAAAAGCGTTAAGTGGGAATGTGCATAAAGTATATTCTGGCATCGCTGTTATTGACACTATAAAAGGCAATACTAGAGTAGAAAATGTATGTACTAGTGTTAAATTTTCGTCTCTTACCAATGAAAAAATAAAAGAGTATATATCTACAAAAGAACCTATGGATAAAGCCGGAGCATATGGTATTCAAGGTTTCGGAGGAGTTTTTGTAGAAGAAATAAATGGAGACTATTATAATGTAGTAGGACTTTCATTAAATAAATTAGATAAAATGCTTTGGGAGATGGGGGTAGATTTATAA
- a CDS encoding SPOR domain-containing protein yields the protein MKYTRYDLKKNNRKNNGIFFIVLICVILILAFLSGTMISNLFIKKPKQNDDFGKKAVQNITEKNNNKNKDKSVREINDFIIIQCGVFANAENANILKEKLKSYGNPFIVKENEKNKVILGIYSVVEFQNIEKLLTQDKIELTKVNIKPDLSSKANLQIAQIIDAQLQILHKFSNNKVKSVQTKQVKDWCSNLEQVDKNEKNYDILNKLKDNIKKLPQEITKEKLEEINSYLYKNIKLLQ from the coding sequence ATGAAGTATACTAGATATGACTTGAAGAAAAATAATAGAAAAAATAACGGTATTTTTTTTATAGTGTTAATCTGTGTAATATTGATATTAGCGTTTCTGTCTGGAACGATGATATCTAATTTATTTATAAAGAAACCTAAACAAAATGATGATTTTGGAAAGAAAGCTGTACAAAATATAACTGAAAAAAATAATAACAAAAATAAGGACAAGAGTGTACGAGAAATAAATGATTTTATAATTATACAGTGTGGTGTATTTGCAAATGCAGAAAATGCTAATATTTTAAAAGAAAAATTAAAATCTTATGGGAATCCATTTATAGTAAAGGAAAATGAAAAAAATAAGGTTATACTTGGTATATATTCAGTAGTTGAATTTCAAAATATAGAAAAATTATTAACCCAAGATAAAATTGAACTTACAAAAGTTAATATAAAGCCAGATTTAAGTAGTAAAGCCAACTTACAAATTGCGCAAATTATAGATGCGCAACTTCAAATATTACATAAATTCTCTAATAACAAAGTAAAATCTGTACAAACTAAGCAAGTTAAAGATTGGTGTTCAAATTTAGAGCAAGTTGATAAAAATGAAAAAAATTATGATATATTAAATAAATTAAAAGATAATATAAAAAAGTTACCTCAAGAAATAACAAAAGAGAAACTAGAAGAAATTAATAGTTATTTATACAAAAATATAAAATTATTACAGTAG
- a CDS encoding penicillin-binding transpeptidase domain-containing protein: protein MIRRFRKRKNFITKRKNNKFDRYVALTIVMIFIFSMILTRLTYLQVVKAEEYRELTSKKSIRNIPITPPRGNIIDCKGKVLAESSQGYTLTFTETDESKENFFPTMLKVFKILEENSEVQQDAFELKINPFRFEFNTDNEKARKAIELRFKKDRGMDEKVAKELFKEKNKEELTDEDKAKINEALLKKTPEETFNYLLDLYKINDEETKEIYTELFNKIRKEPNGESRFSEYLKTYDVKGKNQKDQYNQLYKNMNKENAFDQLVNSYKINTKRFSLEEKRKFMVVKDAIKLQSFYSFKPVVIASNIKRNTAFIFMQQYEELPGIEVTVEPIRVYPYNEVGSGFLGYLSKINSSQKEKYEEKGYDPSSDYIGSSGIESAFESTLRGSKGTKIVQINKYGRIMRELGRKEPYPGKTVQLTIDAELQNIAEQSLRESMKILQGEGRHGDVDTTNATRGAAVVVDVKTGKILAMASEPGFDPNYFAVPGKLTPELQRQFFQPDLASFGRQYVTKLLRRSYEANKAYGGKSIDEIVDTLFPIDKSIANNKTIRQDYYDLYPKPLYNYATCTLAPPGSTFKPLTAVAGLEENVIQPYETFDCPSVFTKNKYNGKNFLGKPFPHVSVTKALEQSINYFFFEIGDRLYKQKKYNDGFDALAHYAWKFGLGAPKGVKPATGIEINEKFGQVYNLESGRKIFSSLYMNSLVDLLSKGTDTRTPNYRVHYIGININDVSGDSDEVKIIKSNLRNEIIEEIKYKKNGISNIKNMLVELSEKDPILKAKYDSGYDEYVNKYSGDSRKKMSKEKYISDQIEQATLAISYSIDDGNFNINNQNNVYDASIGQGTNQFTPVQLVNYIATFVNGGNRYKVHLVDSILDQDGNKVKEFKPEVIEKVNLKQSTIDIVKAGMRDVVNEGTARGYLKSFPISNGAKTGSATISTKLQDLIGRSSYGVFIGFAPFDDPEIAICTIVFDGGHGGESGGLVARAIYERYFKERLEKECPGYKPMFNYELKSNKENSDIKKDNIDKNLESNNELQPEGNIDKKENEQPQNQSEIKIDGQ, encoded by the coding sequence ATGATAAGGAGATTTAGAAAACGTAAAAATTTCATCACGAAAAGAAAAAATAATAAATTTGACAGATATGTAGCATTAACAATAGTAATGATATTTATTTTTTCTATGATTCTAACACGACTTACCTATTTACAGGTAGTAAAAGCTGAAGAATATAGAGAATTAACTAGTAAAAAATCCATTAGAAATATACCTATTACGCCACCAAGAGGAAATATAATTGATTGTAAAGGTAAGGTGCTTGCTGAAAGTAGTCAAGGATATACTTTAACTTTTACAGAAACAGATGAAAGTAAAGAAAACTTTTTTCCAACAATGCTCAAGGTATTTAAAATCTTAGAAGAAAATAGTGAAGTACAACAAGATGCTTTTGAATTAAAAATAAATCCTTTTAGGTTTGAATTTAACACGGATAATGAAAAGGCAAGAAAAGCTATTGAATTAAGGTTTAAAAAAGATAGAGGAATGGATGAAAAGGTAGCAAAGGAATTATTTAAAGAAAAAAATAAAGAAGAGTTAACAGATGAAGATAAGGCTAAAATAAATGAGGCTTTGTTAAAGAAAACTCCAGAAGAAACTTTTAATTATTTATTAGATTTATATAAGATAAACGATGAAGAAACTAAGGAAATATATACGGAACTTTTTAATAAGATAAGAAAAGAGCCTAATGGAGAAAGTCGATTTAGTGAGTATTTAAAAACTTATGATGTAAAGGGAAAAAATCAAAAAGATCAATATAATCAATTATATAAGAATATGAATAAAGAGAATGCTTTTGATCAGTTAGTAAACTCATATAAAATAAATACTAAAAGATTTTCTTTAGAAGAAAAGAGAAAATTTATGGTAGTAAAAGATGCCATAAAGCTTCAAAGCTTTTATAGCTTTAAACCTGTAGTTATTGCATCAAATATTAAAAGAAATACTGCATTTATATTTATGCAACAATATGAGGAATTACCAGGTATAGAGGTTACAGTTGAACCTATAAGAGTATATCCTTATAATGAGGTAGGATCAGGTTTCCTTGGATATCTTTCTAAAATAAATTCTTCACAAAAAGAAAAATATGAAGAAAAGGGATACGATCCTAGTAGCGATTATATTGGTTCAAGTGGTATAGAGAGTGCTTTTGAAAGTACCTTAAGGGGATCTAAAGGAACTAAAATAGTACAAATAAATAAGTATGGAAGAATAATGAGGGAACTTGGAAGAAAAGAACCTTATCCTGGAAAAACTGTTCAACTTACAATTGATGCAGAATTACAAAATATTGCAGAACAATCTTTGAGAGAATCTATGAAGATTTTACAAGGAGAAGGTAGACACGGAGATGTAGATACAACAAATGCTACAAGAGGAGCAGCTGTGGTTGTGGATGTTAAAACAGGAAAGATATTAGCTATGGCTAGTGAACCTGGATTTGATCCGAATTATTTTGCAGTTCCCGGTAAACTGACACCGGAACTTCAACGACAATTTTTTCAACCTGATTTAGCATCCTTTGGAAGACAATATGTTACTAAGCTTCTTAGAAGAAGTTATGAAGCTAATAAAGCATATGGTGGAAAGTCCATAGATGAAATAGTAGATACGTTATTTCCAATAGATAAAAGTATAGCAAATAATAAAACTATAAGGCAGGATTATTATGATTTATATCCAAAACCCTTATACAATTATGCAACATGTACTCTTGCGCCTCCAGGATCTACATTTAAACCATTAACAGCAGTAGCTGGATTAGAGGAAAATGTAATACAACCATATGAGACTTTCGATTGTCCATCCGTATTTACTAAGAACAAATATAATGGAAAAAATTTCTTGGGAAAGCCTTTTCCACATGTAAGTGTAACAAAGGCATTGGAACAATCCATTAACTATTTTTTCTTTGAGATAGGAGATAGATTATATAAACAAAAGAAATATAATGATGGATTTGATGCACTTGCACATTATGCTTGGAAATTTGGATTAGGAGCACCTAAAGGTGTTAAACCAGCTACAGGTATTGAGATAAATGAAAAATTTGGCCAGGTATACAATTTAGAATCTGGTAGAAAAATTTTTTCATCACTTTATATGAATTCGTTAGTTGACCTTTTATCAAAGGGTACAGATACAAGAACACCTAATTATAGGGTTCATTATATAGGAATAAATATTAATGATGTTTCAGGTGATTCCGACGAAGTTAAAATTATTAAATCAAATTTAAGAAATGAAATAATTGAAGAAATTAAATATAAGAAAAATGGTATATCTAATATAAAGAATATGTTAGTAGAACTTTCTGAGAAGGATCCTATATTAAAAGCTAAATATGATTCTGGATATGATGAATATGTAAATAAATATTCAGGAGATTCTAGAAAGAAAATGAGTAAGGAAAAGTATATTTCCGATCAAATAGAACAAGCAACATTGGCTATATCATATTCAATAGATGATGGTAATTTTAATATAAACAATCAAAATAACGTTTATGATGCTTCTATAGGACAAGGAACTAATCAATTTACTCCTGTGCAGCTGGTTAATTATATAGCTACTTTTGTAAACGGTGGTAATAGATATAAAGTTCATTTAGTTGATAGTATTTTAGATCAGGATGGAAATAAGGTTAAAGAATTTAAACCAGAAGTTATTGAAAAAGTAAATCTTAAACAAAGTACTATTGACATTGTAAAAGCAGGTATGAGGGATGTTGTTAATGAAGGTACTGCAAGAGGTTATTTGAAAAGTTTTCCTATATCAAATGGTGCTAAGACTGGATCAGCAACTATATCAACAAAGCTTCAAGATTTAATAGGAAGATCATCTTATGGTGTTTTTATAGGATTTGCACCTTTTGATGATCCGGAAATAGCAATTTGTACCATTGTATTTGATGGTGGACATGGTGGAGAATCTGGAGGATTAGTTGCAAGAGCTATATATGAACGATATTTTAAAGAAAGACTTGAAAAAGAATGTCCTGGATATAAACCTATGTTTAATTATGAACTTAAATCTAATAAAGAAAATAGTGATATAAAAAAAGATAATATAGATAAAAACTTAGAATCTAATAATGAATTACAGCCTGAAGGTAATATTGATAAAAAAGAAAATGAACAACCTCAAAATCAGTCTGAAATAAAAATTGATGGACAATAA
- a CDS encoding DUF4321 domain-containing protein: protein MRGNNKSGFFIFIVLLGGICGSFIGEILGNNIDPLSFLKATYPIGTASPFVLNLKVVEITFGVNFYVNIMAIIGVIIAILLYRKY from the coding sequence GTGAGAGGCAATAATAAGAGTGGTTTTTTTATATTTATTGTTTTACTAGGAGGCATATGTGGAAGCTTTATTGGTGAAATTTTAGGAAATAATATAGACCCCCTAAGCTTTTTAAAAGCTACATATCCTATCGGTACAGCTAGCCCATTTGTATTGAATTTAAAAGTAGTTGAAATTACATTTGGAGTAAATTTCTATGTGAACATAATGGCAATTATAGGGGTTATCATTGCCATATTGTTATATAGAAAGTATTAG
- the coaE gene encoding dephospho-CoA kinase (Dephospho-CoA kinase (CoaE) performs the final step in coenzyme A biosynthesis.), with translation MIKVGLTGGIGSGKSTVSNILKSKNIPIIDADLISREVLYIYPEVLEEIKNIFGEEFIDEKGNLKRRELGNYIFGNDILRKKLENLIIPYIKKEIFKRVDEYSNLHKRICIIDAPTLIEHHINESMDINILVWVDKKTQIERVKTRDNMSEEEVLQRINSQMSLEEKSKYVDFTIDNSGDLDTTKEEINKILEKVMEH, from the coding sequence AATATTCTTAAATCTAAAAATATTCCTATAATAGATGCGGATCTTATTTCAAGAGAAGTTCTCTATATATATCCAGAAGTATTAGAAGAAATAAAAAATATTTTTGGAGAAGAATTTATAGATGAAAAAGGGAATTTAAAAAGAAGAGAACTTGGAAATTATATATTTGGTAATGATATTCTTAGAAAAAAACTAGAGAATTTAATAATACCATATATAAAAAAAGAGATATTTAAAAGAGTTGATGAATATAGTAATTTACATAAGAGAATATGTATTATTGATGCTCCTACATTAATTGAACACCATATAAATGAAAGTATGGATATAAATATATTAGTTTGGGTTGATAAAAAAACACAAATTGAAAGAGTTAAAACTAGAGATAATATGAGTGAAGAAGAAGTTTTACAAAGAATAAATTCTCAAATGTCTTTAGAAGAAAAAAGTAAATATGTGGATTTTACTATAGATAATAGTGGGGATTTAGATACTACAAAGGAAGAAATAAATAAAATTTTAGAAAAGGTTATGGAACATTAG
- the radC gene encoding RadC family protein, which produces MCDTFKIMDLPQSERPRERLLKYGTQSLSNSELIAIILRTGSSNENVLNLSSRILKQCGGLNGLLTLVPEEIMTLKGIGRAKATQIMAIGELAKRFKAYKSGDVYIIKSPRDVADLVMDEMRYFKEEHLRVIMLNTKNIVIDCRDVSIGSLNSTIVHPREVFSYAIKKNSASIIICHNHPSGVCTPSSEDIDVTKRLKKCSEILGVNLLDHLIIGHGNYISLKEKNIL; this is translated from the coding sequence ATGTGTGATACTTTTAAAATTATGGATTTACCTCAAAGTGAAAGACCAAGAGAAAGACTTTTAAAATATGGTACACAGTCATTATCTAATAGTGAACTTATTGCTATAATATTAAGAACTGGTTCAAGTAATGAAAATGTACTAAACTTAAGTAGTAGAATATTAAAGCAGTGTGGAGGTCTTAATGGTCTTTTAACGTTAGTACCTGAGGAAATTATGACCTTAAAGGGAATTGGAAGGGCAAAAGCTACACAAATTATGGCTATAGGTGAACTTGCAAAAAGATTTAAGGCGTATAAATCAGGTGATGTATACATAATAAAAAGTCCAAGAGATGTAGCAGATTTGGTTATGGATGAAATGAGATATTTTAAAGAAGAACATTTGAGAGTAATAATGTTAAATACTAAAAATATAGTTATAGATTGTAGGGATGTTTCAATAGGAAGTTTAAATTCTACCATTGTTCATCCAAGAGAGGTTTTTAGCTATGCTATTAAGAAAAACAGTGCCTCAATTATAATATGTCATAATCATCCATCAGGAGTGTGTACTCCAAGTTCAGAAGATATAGACGTTACAAAAAGGTTGAAAAAATGTAGTGAAATATTGGGAGTTAATTTATTAGACCATTTAATAATTGGCCATGGTAATTATATTAGTTTAAAAGAAAAGAATATTTTGTAG
- the mreD gene encoding rod shape-determining protein MreD: MKRVFTVAFLLILFTILDNAFMPFLSVKGVYPSIVFVFIVFYSIINGNISAIYLGCISGLLQDVYLMNGIGINMFINMIICLISAKIGKTIFKDKAMIPVITCFLLSILKGILMFVILYIVGQRTHINIILYMSLYNMIISILIYKRVFKLCQKDFMIKKWRF, from the coding sequence ATGAAAAGAGTATTTACTGTAGCATTTTTATTAATATTATTCACTATATTGGATAATGCATTTATGCCTTTTTTATCAGTTAAAGGTGTTTACCCTAGTATAGTATTTGTTTTTATAGTTTTTTATTCTATAATCAATGGAAATATAAGTGCCATATATTTAGGATGTATATCAGGGTTATTACAAGATGTATATCTAATGAATGGTATTGGAATAAATATGTTTATAAATATGATTATTTGTTTAATTTCTGCGAAAATAGGAAAAACCATATTTAAAGATAAAGCAATGATACCTGTAATAACATGTTTTTTACTTAGTATATTAAAAGGAATTTTAATGTTTGTAATTTTATATATAGTAGGTCAACGTACACATATTAATATTATATTATATATGAGTTTATATAATATGATTATTTCAATTTTAATATACAAAAGAGTATTTAAACTTTGTCAAAAAGATTTTATGATTAAAAAATGGAGATTTTAG
- a CDS encoding lytic transglycosylase domain-containing protein, whose product MKKRKFRAFWVVLIILIITAINIKPVGKMLYPIKYKNYIMKYSEEYNLDPYLVSAVIKAESNFEKNAKSNKGAIGLMQLTPSTAKWAAKEMKIKNFKVDMLYNEEVNIKMGCWYIDNLKKEFNNNIKLVLAAYNGGRGNVKKWLNNKENSRNGIDLHYIPFKETDKYVKRVEVSQKIFEFLYTNDKGYIKSMKEIISSYFS is encoded by the coding sequence ATGAAAAAGAGAAAGTTCAGGGCGTTTTGGGTGGTACTAATTATATTAATTATAACTGCTATTAATATAAAGCCTGTAGGGAAAATGTTATATCCAATAAAGTATAAAAATTACATAATGAAATATTCAGAAGAATATAATTTAGATCCTTATTTAGTGTCAGCAGTAATAAAAGCTGAAAGTAATTTTGAAAAAAATGCAAAATCTAATAAAGGTGCAATTGGTCTTATGCAACTAACACCATCTACAGCAAAATGGGCTGCAAAGGAAATGAAAATTAAAAATTTTAAAGTTGATATGTTGTATAATGAGGAAGTTAACATTAAAATGGGTTGTTGGTATATAGATAATTTAAAAAAAGAATTTAATAATAATATTAAGCTAGTTTTAGCAGCTTATAATGGTGGACGAGGAAATGTAAAAAAGTGGTTAAACAATAAAGAAAATTCAAGAAATGGAATAGATCTTCACTATATACCATTTAAAGAGACAGATAAATATGTAAAGAGAGTAGAGGTAAGTCAAAAAATATTTGAATTTTTATATACTAATGATAAAGGATATATTAAGTCTATGAAAGAAATTATATCGAGTTATTTTTCATAA